The nucleotide sequence GTGAGGCCGACGGCGGCCTTGCCCTGGGACATGCGCTGCCAGGGGCCGTCCTCCCGGTACTCCAGCGTCAGCTCCCCCACCGCCTCGGCGGCCTCTCCGAAGCCCTGGCTCTGCCAGGCCACGGCACGATCCTCACGGATCAGGAAGATGATGATGCGGGAAGCAAAGTCCGCACCCTGCTCGAGCAGCTGGGAGAGCACCTCCGCCTGGCTCTTGGCGCGGTCGATGGGCGCCAGGGAGCGCACCAGCTCACCGAGGGCTCCACCCCGAGCCTCGCTTCGAGCCTCTTCCACCAAGGGAGCGATCTGCCCGGAGACCGACAACGAGCCGGGGAGGCGGTCACTCGCCTCCGCTACTTGCTGAGAGACTTGCTCGCCAACCTTCCGGCCCACCTCGTCCTGGAGGCCTCGTAATGCCTCTTTGACTAGGCGCGCAACATGTTCGTCCAACTGCTGGATCTTTTCGTCGATGGCCATCGGTTCCCCTCAGCGAGCGCTGAATGTGCAGGAAAATCCCTGAAGAGTAACGATTATATTTTTCTACCTCCTGGGGGTGTCAAGCTGACACGGCCCTCCAAGGTCCCGGAAATCGGCCCTTTGCACCCTCCCAGGGCCGACGTCCGGACTCCGGCGCAGGTCCCGCCCCGGGGGCTTTTGCTGCTCTGCCAGCGCTGTGGTAGCTTTCATGGGATCCCCGTCGACGTCGCAGACGTCCTCATGTCATCTAGTTCAAGAAGACAGCTCAGGAGGCCGAAGATGAGTCGCCCATTCCGCAAATCGTTGATCCCCTGCGCCCTGTTGGTGCTCGGCACCGCCTTCGCGTGCGGCGAAGATCAAGCCGCCATCCAGGCCCAAATGGAGGCGGAGCGCGAGGCCGCCCTGGTGAGCATCGAGGAAGCCAAAGAGGCCCTCGACGCCAAGCGGGCTGAGTATCATGACTTGCTGGCCGAAATTCAGGAGCCGGAAGCGGCCGAGGGTGAGACCCCGGAACCCGCCGAGGGCGAAACCGCCGAGGGTGAAGAGCCTCTGAGCGAGGAAGAGCTCCAGGCCCAGGCGGACGAGCTGAAGGAAGAGATCGAAACCGAGGCAGAAGAGCTGGCGGGCAAGATCGTCGAGTTCATCAACGAGGATCCGCCGGTGGCCGACGAGCCCTACAGCGAGCACCAGCAGCGGGCCATCAACCTGAAGGTGGAAGAGGACATCCTCCTCGCCCAGCAGTGGGTCCAGAGCGGCGGTGACTACCGTCGCGCCATCAGCATTCTCGAATCTCTGGTGCCCCTGGCCCCGAACCACGAAGGGCTGCAGGCCGAGCTGGAGCAGGCACGCAACTTCCGCTACATGACCGAGGAGCGCTTCGCCGCTGCCAAGAAGGGCATGACCGAGGACGAGATCCGCGAGGCTCTGGGCCCGGTCAACCTGCGCAACGTCAAGGAATACGACGACCGCGGCGTCATCGCCTGGTTCTACCCGAAGGACGGCGGCGGAGCCGCTGGCGTTTTCTTCAACGAGAAGAAGGGTCAGCTGGTGGTCTACAAGACCGATTACAACGCCGTGCCCAACCCCAACGAAGAAGAGGGTGGCGAGGGCGAAGGCTGATCCAAGCCCGGGTGTCACTTGACTTCCGGCGGGCGCTGAAGCAAACTGGTGGGAGCGCTGTGCAAAGCGACTGCTTTCGCACCGCGCAATCTTGTCCGTAAAGTGAGGTGAATTCCAGTGCCTGTGGTTCAAGTACGCGACGACGAAAGCTTCGAGAACGCTCTCCGTCGCTTCAAGCGGAAGGTCGAAAAGGCCGGTATCCTGACGGAGCTGCGCAAGCGTCAGCACTTCGAGAAGCCGTCGGTCAAGCGTAAGCGTAAGGCCATGCAGGCTCGCAAGAAGGCTCTTCGCAAACTCGCGGAGGACCGTCGCGCGGGACTCGCCTGAGACACCAGCCTTGACCTGAATCCGAGGCTCGGAGCATTCCGGGTTTCGGTTCCGCAGTTTCTATTCGCGGGAGCCGGTTCGCCGGCTCCCGCGCTGCATTTGGGAGGCTTCTCGTCAGCTCATCGATTCGCGAGTAGACTTGCTCCCATGCCCCTAGCTGCTCCCACCCACGCCACCGGCGCCTTCTCCGGACCAACCCTGACGGCTCTGGAGCTGCCTTCTCTCCTCGCCGTCCTCAGCACCCTGGCGGCCTCCGACCTCGGCCGGCAGCGCATCCTCGGTCTGACTCCCGCCACCTCCCCGGAGGAGCTGGCAGAACGGCGCAAGATCTACCAGGAATGCGTCCAGCTCCTGGCCCAGGGGCGCCTCATCCCGTCCTTCGAGGAAGATCTGGAGCCGGTGCTGGAACGGCTGGACACCGGCCGGCCGCCGGTCACCGGCCGGGAGCTCAACCGCCTGGCGACCCTTCTCTCCGCCGTACGCGAAGCTCGATCAAAGATCCGCAGCGCCGACCCCCCGTGCCCGACACTGGCGGAGGCGGTGTCCGAGATGGTCGACCTGGAACCCCTGGAGCGGCGCATCCGCCGTGCCCTGGACCGCCGGGGCGAGGTGCGGCCCGACGCCTCGCCGGAGCTGGTGCGGCTGCGGGGCCAGATTCGCTCGGTGCGGGACGGCCTGTACAACGAGCTTCGCGGCTACCTCCAGGAGCATAAAGACGACCTCGGCGACGACACCATCCCCATGCGCGGCGGGCGTCTTGTGCTGACC is from Acidobacteriota bacterium and encodes:
- the rpsU gene encoding 30S ribosomal protein S21 encodes the protein MPVVQVRDDESFENALRRFKRKVEKAGILTELRKRQHFEKPSVKRKRKAMQARKKALRKLAEDRRAGLA